The following coding sequences are from one Lipingzhangella halophila window:
- a CDS encoding helix-turn-helix domain-containing protein yields MLRECLRHGGHKTRVARSAHLSRATLYDRLAAIEELLDVDLSDPETVTSLHVAVMAHEMRQ; encoded by the coding sequence GTGCTGCGCGAGTGCCTGCGGCACGGCGGGCACAAGACGCGGGTGGCCCGGTCCGCGCACCTGAGCCGCGCTACGCTGTACGACCGGCTGGCCGCGATCGAGGAGCTCCTGGACGTCGACCTGTCCGACCCCGAGACGGTCACCTCGCTGCACGTCGCGGTTATGGCACACGAGATGCGCCAGTGA
- the mobA gene encoding molybdenum cofactor guanylyltransferase, whose amino-acid sequence MSSLEPYDAVILAGGAARRMGGTDKPALDVAGATLLERVAAAVPDARRTIVVGPRRPSPSATYVREEPAGGGPVAALRAGLPVVTAPWFALLAGDLPFLEPGHVRALLEAARERSGAVYLDAESRQQWLLGAWRADAVRAALASYSGASLYRLLGPLEPAALIPEKTDPPLTLDCDTPESLARARALAGEAADQPAQPLKSANGTHSSRNPRTPRNSDR is encoded by the coding sequence ATGTCCTCGCTGGAGCCCTACGACGCCGTGATCCTGGCCGGGGGCGCGGCCCGGCGCATGGGCGGCACTGACAAGCCGGCGCTCGACGTCGCCGGGGCCACGCTGCTGGAACGCGTGGCCGCGGCGGTCCCGGACGCCCGGCGGACGATCGTCGTCGGTCCCCGGCGCCCCAGCCCTTCGGCCACCTACGTTCGCGAGGAGCCGGCCGGAGGGGGGCCGGTGGCCGCGCTGCGCGCCGGGCTGCCCGTGGTCACCGCGCCGTGGTTCGCGTTGCTTGCCGGCGACCTGCCGTTCCTGGAGCCCGGGCACGTGCGCGCACTCTTGGAGGCCGCACGGGAGCGCTCGGGCGCGGTGTACCTCGACGCGGAGTCGCGACAGCAGTGGCTGCTCGGAGCGTGGCGCGCGGACGCCGTGCGCGCAGCGCTGGCGAGCTACAGCGGCGCGTCCCTGTACCGCCTGCTCGGGCCCCTGGAACCGGCGGCGCTCATCCCGGAGAAGACAGATCCCCCGCTCACGCTCGACTGCGACACCCCCGAGAGCCTCGCGCGGGCGCGCGCTCTGGCCGGCGAGGCCGCGGACCAGCCCGCTCAGCCCTTGAAGTCCGCGAACGGCACGCACTCCAGCAGGAACCCCCGGACGCCGAGGAACTCCGACAGGTAA